A window from Pokkaliibacter sp. MBI-7 encodes these proteins:
- a CDS encoding LysR family transcriptional regulator: MMDRLLSMEVFVAVVDLGSLSAAAERFALSAPMVSKHVRHLEQRLGGRLFNRTTRQQSLTAMGQNYYQRCLLILQDIRAAEASAAEQQEEPRGRVRINAPVTFGSLALTPVLTGYLQRYPQVSIELDLNDQQLDMTAVGADLTVRIGRLADSSLIARSLRPYQMQIAASPAYLTRHGEPLTPADLSQHQCLGFNFWRKGRGWQLGGQAQEEIRSRLRSNQGQALKTAALAGFGIVMQPAILLQDAIDGGQLQPLLQDYVPAPRQISLLYHQDRQRQPTLATLIDWIVKALAD, translated from the coding sequence ATGATGGACCGTCTGCTGAGTATGGAAGTGTTTGTCGCCGTGGTTGATCTGGGCAGCCTCAGTGCAGCTGCTGAGCGCTTTGCCCTGTCGGCACCGATGGTGTCCAAACACGTGCGGCATCTGGAGCAGCGTCTGGGTGGGCGGTTATTCAACCGGACGACACGGCAGCAGAGCCTGACCGCCATGGGGCAGAACTATTACCAGCGCTGCCTGCTGATTTTGCAGGATATTCGCGCCGCGGAAGCCAGTGCTGCCGAACAGCAGGAGGAGCCGCGCGGGCGGGTGCGCATCAACGCCCCGGTCACCTTTGGCAGTCTGGCCCTGACGCCGGTACTGACCGGTTATCTGCAGCGCTATCCGCAGGTCAGCATCGAGCTGGATCTGAACGATCAGCAGCTGGATATGACGGCGGTGGGGGCTGATCTGACGGTGCGCATTGGCCGTCTGGCCGACTCCAGCCTGATTGCCCGTTCCCTTCGCCCCTACCAGATGCAGATTGCCGCATCGCCAGCCTATCTTACACGCCATGGTGAGCCACTCACTCCCGCTGATCTGTCGCAGCATCAGTGCCTTGGTTTCAATTTCTGGCGCAAAGGGCGGGGCTGGCAGCTGGGCGGGCAGGCGCAGGAAGAAATCCGCAGTCGCCTGCGCAGCAATCAGGGGCAGGCGCTGAAGACAGCGGCACTGGCGGGATTTGGCATTGTCATGCAGCCTGCCATTCTGCTGCAGGATGCCATTGACGGTGGTCAGTTGCAGCCGCTGTTACAGGACTATGTTCCGGCACCGCGGCAGATCAGCCTGCTTTATCATCAGGACCGTCAGCGCCAGCCGACGCTGGCGACCCTGATTGACTGGATAGTTAAGGCGCTGGCGGACTGA
- a CDS encoding heme-binding protein, translating into MSARLSSLRTVLCASTILIWSSASIAQPLLRPTLDLASARQIAAGCEAFALKQGWHMVVAIDDATGQLLHFARMDDALPVSTSVAQLKANTAAGLRLSTRQVREAVKSNQGAQYIPGITVVAGGLPITDAHGQVIGSIGVSGGSEDQDEQCAQAGLAAISFN; encoded by the coding sequence ATGTCTGCCCGCCTTTCTTCCCTGCGCACGGTGCTGTGCGCCAGCACCATCCTGATCTGGAGCAGTGCCAGCATTGCCCAGCCGTTACTGCGACCCACGCTGGATCTGGCCAGTGCCCGCCAGATTGCTGCGGGCTGTGAAGCCTTCGCCCTCAAACAGGGCTGGCACATGGTGGTGGCCATTGATGATGCGACGGGGCAGCTGCTGCACTTTGCCCGCATGGACGATGCCCTGCCGGTCAGTACCAGTGTGGCCCAGCTGAAGGCCAATACCGCAGCAGGCTTACGCCTGTCGACCCGACAGGTCAGGGAGGCGGTAAAAAGTAATCAGGGAGCGCAGTATATCCCCGGCATTACCGTGGTCGCCGGTGGGCTGCCGATTACCGATGCCCACGGTCAGGTCATCGGCAGTATTGGTGTGAGCGGAGGCAGTGAGGATCAGGACGAGCAGTGTGCTCAGGCAGGGCTGGCGGCTATCAGCTTCAACTAA
- a CDS encoding FAD-dependent oxidoreductase, protein MTTLDLDVLIIGGGIAGLWLQNRLHRQGYATVLVEADTLGGKQSVCSQGIIHGGTKYALNGMLTQAANAIAAMPGRWQAALRGEGDVDLRAARQLSDAHYMWSSGSLGGKLTSFFASKALRGRVDTPDADKPAIFQDPAFRGSLYRLNEIVLDVPSVLRALRLPGRQLRARAGDNLIFSDGVWTLTDGDLQIRARRTVLTAGEGTEALTRQLGLDIPMQRRPLQMVMAKHRYPHPIYAHCIGASSKPLATITTHPHQDGSQVWYIGGEVAESGVERSATEQIAHAREVVGKLLPWVDLGAAEWATLPINRAEPRQSGLVRPDTAYAQAVGEMIVCWPTKLALSADLSDQVLAMLPAPSGEVVTLPAGLPEPDVSLPIWDQLL, encoded by the coding sequence ATGACTACCCTGGACCTGGACGTACTGATTATTGGCGGCGGCATCGCAGGCCTGTGGCTGCAGAACCGGCTGCATCGTCAGGGCTATGCCACCGTACTGGTGGAAGCCGATACCCTGGGCGGCAAGCAGAGCGTCTGTTCTCAGGGCATTATTCATGGCGGCACCAAGTACGCGCTGAACGGCATGCTGACACAGGCCGCCAATGCCATCGCCGCCATGCCCGGCCGCTGGCAGGCCGCCCTACGGGGGGAAGGCGATGTCGATCTGCGCGCGGCACGGCAGCTAAGTGACGCTCACTATATGTGGTCCAGCGGCAGTCTTGGCGGCAAGCTCACCAGCTTCTTCGCCAGCAAGGCGCTGCGCGGCCGGGTGGATACCCCGGACGCCGACAAACCCGCCATTTTTCAGGATCCGGCGTTTCGCGGCAGCCTCTATCGTCTGAACGAAATCGTGCTGGATGTCCCTTCCGTCCTGCGCGCCCTGCGTCTGCCCGGCCGTCAGCTCAGGGCACGTGCCGGTGACAATCTGATCTTCAGCGATGGCGTATGGACACTGACAGACGGCGATCTGCAGATTCGTGCCAGACGTACCGTCCTGACCGCAGGTGAAGGTACCGAGGCCCTGACCCGGCAGCTGGGGCTGGATATCCCCATGCAGCGCCGCCCCCTGCAGATGGTAATGGCCAAGCATCGCTACCCTCATCCCATTTATGCCCACTGTATCGGTGCCAGCAGCAAACCACTGGCGACCATTACCACCCATCCTCATCAGGATGGCAGTCAGGTCTGGTATATCGGTGGTGAAGTGGCCGAAAGCGGCGTTGAGCGCAGCGCCACTGAGCAGATCGCCCATGCCCGCGAAGTCGTCGGTAAGCTGTTGCCCTGGGTCGATCTGGGTGCCGCAGAGTGGGCCACCCTGCCCATCAACCGTGCGGAGCCCAGGCAGTCCGGTCTGGTGCGTCCCGATACCGCCTATGCTCAGGCAGTCGGTGAAATGATCGTCTGCTGGCCGACCAAGCTGGCGCTGTCTGCCGATCTGAGTGATCAGGTACTGGCCATGTTGCCCGCCCCCAGCGGTGAAGTGGTCACGCTACCTGCCGGACTGCCCGAGCCGGACGTCAGCCTGCCCATCTGGGATCAGTTACTGTGA
- a CDS encoding O-acetyl-ADP-ribose deacetylase yields MEPVAFLDGRVQVEVGDITTARVDAIVNAANSSLLGGGGVDGAIHLAGGPVILSACQRLRQTRFPEGLPAGEAVITPGGKLAAPWVIHTVGPIYHVAGQKAALLLGNCYRNVLDLALSRSLHTLAFPAIATGVYGFPREQAAQVVSHVLTERLLQPPLDSQIRQVRLIFFRQEDAEVFLENQTFPA; encoded by the coding sequence ATGGAGCCAGTGGCCTTTCTTGATGGCCGGGTACAGGTCGAAGTGGGTGACATTACCACTGCCCGTGTCGATGCCATCGTCAATGCCGCCAACAGCAGCCTGCTGGGCGGCGGTGGCGTCGATGGCGCCATCCATCTGGCCGGTGGGCCGGTCATCCTCAGCGCATGCCAGCGCCTGCGACAGACCCGCTTCCCTGAGGGCCTGCCTGCCGGTGAGGCGGTCATCACGCCCGGTGGCAAGCTGGCAGCGCCCTGGGTCATTCATACCGTTGGGCCGATTTATCATGTTGCCGGGCAGAAGGCTGCCCTGCTGCTGGGTAACTGTTATCGCAATGTACTGGATCTGGCACTCAGCCGGTCATTGCATACCCTGGCCTTTCCCGCCATCGCCACCGGTGTCTACGGTTTCCCCCGTGAACAGGCCGCGCAGGTGGTTTCCCACGTTCTGACGGAACGATTACTCCAGCCGCCCCTCGACAGCCAGATCCGTCAGGTTCGCCTGATCTTCTTCCGCCAGGAAGATGCGGAGGTGTTTCTTGAGAATCAGACGTTCCCTGCCTAG
- a CDS encoding autotransporter assembly complex protein TamA: MKDLIRRLSFVTALTLSYSAWAADAPSLKVKIEGVKGELADNVEAYLGIEKLTKGTLPGPARIRYLHRQAELQITQALAPFGYYRPHIESDLEQQGDNWIAHYVIDPGTAVPYGKINVQISGPGEKDRVLQSIIKDSGLKSGKPLRHADYEALKSKLQSQAADRGYYDAHFTTQTLAIDMADYQANIDLILDTGPRYRIGEVRFADAPVRKSLLERYVTFERGDYVSTRRLLDLQSSLVDSEYFSRVEVQPQWDEAQGDEVPVDVVLEPNKRTRYRFGVGYGTDTGARMRFDQTRRWINDRGHRFNTSILLSQVNNDLVLNYIIPGKHPQTDQYTFRTQYSTENSDTTDSTTLAVGSSWQKKLDNGWQRIMSLDLEQEDYTLDDEEYSSLFLIPSSTWSVTRSRNPLRAAEGYRLSFALRGAAESVLSDTNFVQAEASGKYVTTLTPRTRLLTRADLGATWAGDFEQIPTTHRFYAGGDNSIRGYGYKELGPTNSSGTVIGGKYLMVGSVETDYQFREDWRVAAFVDTGNAFNDYREAMVTGVGVGLRWQSPVGPVRIDLAKPLNDERSFRIHFTLGPDL; encoded by the coding sequence TTGAAGGATCTCATCAGGCGTCTCAGCTTCGTCACGGCGCTGACCTTGAGTTACAGCGCTTGGGCTGCCGACGCGCCCTCCCTCAAGGTCAAGATTGAAGGGGTGAAGGGCGAGCTGGCCGACAACGTCGAAGCATACCTCGGTATCGAAAAGCTGACCAAGGGCACGCTGCCTGGCCCTGCACGTATTCGCTACCTGCATCGTCAGGCTGAGCTGCAGATTACTCAGGCACTTGCGCCTTTCGGTTATTATCGCCCCCACATTGAAAGCGACCTGGAACAGCAGGGTGACAACTGGATCGCCCACTATGTGATCGATCCGGGTACCGCCGTTCCCTACGGCAAGATCAATGTGCAGATCAGCGGCCCGGGGGAGAAAGACCGGGTCCTGCAGAGCATCATCAAAGACAGCGGCCTGAAGAGCGGCAAGCCCCTGCGCCATGCCGATTACGAGGCACTGAAATCCAAGCTGCAGTCACAGGCAGCGGACCGGGGCTACTACGATGCCCACTTCACTACCCAGACGCTGGCCATCGACATGGCCGACTATCAGGCCAATATCGATCTGATACTGGACACCGGCCCGCGCTACCGCATTGGCGAGGTCCGCTTCGCTGATGCACCGGTACGCAAGTCGCTGCTGGAGCGCTACGTCACCTTCGAGCGTGGCGACTACGTCTCCACCCGCCGCTTGCTGGATCTGCAGAGCAGTCTGGTCGACAGCGAATACTTCAGCCGGGTGGAAGTCCAGCCGCAATGGGATGAAGCCCAGGGCGACGAGGTACCGGTGGATGTAGTGCTGGAACCCAACAAGCGCACACGCTACCGCTTCGGGGTCGGCTATGGCACCGATACCGGTGCACGCATGCGCTTTGACCAGACCCGCCGCTGGATCAATGACCGAGGCCATCGCTTCAACACCTCGATCCTGCTGTCACAGGTCAACAATGATCTGGTGCTGAATTACATCATCCCCGGCAAGCACCCGCAGACCGATCAGTACACCTTCCGCACCCAGTACAGTACCGAGAACTCCGACACCACTGACTCCACTACCCTGGCAGTGGGCTCCAGCTGGCAGAAGAAGCTGGATAACGGCTGGCAGCGCATCATGTCCCTTGACCTTGAGCAGGAGGATTACACCCTTGATGACGAGGAATACAGCTCGCTGTTCCTGATCCCGAGCAGCACCTGGAGTGTCACTCGCTCCCGTAATCCGCTGCGTGCGGCCGAGGGTTACCGTCTGTCCTTTGCCCTGCGTGGTGCGGCAGAAAGCGTGCTGTCTGACACCAACTTTGTGCAGGCCGAGGCCAGTGGCAAATACGTCACAACCCTGACGCCACGCACCCGCCTGCTGACCCGTGCCGATTTAGGTGCCACCTGGGCAGGGGACTTTGAACAAATCCCCACCACCCATCGCTTTTACGCCGGTGGCGACAACAGTATCCGTGGTTACGGTTACAAAGAGCTGGGGCCAACCAACTCCTCAGGCACGGTGATTGGCGGCAAATATCTGATGGTAGGCAGTGTGGAGACGGATTATCAGTTCAGGGAAGACTGGCGCGTGGCAGCCTTTGTCGACACGGGTAATGCCTTCAATGACTACCGCGAAGCGATGGTCACCGGGGTCGGTGTCGGGCTGCGCTGGCAGTCTCCGGTCGGGCCGGTCCGCATTGATCTTGCCAAGCCGCTCAATGACGAGCGTTCGTTCCGAATTCACTTTACCCTGGGTCCTGATCTGTGA
- a CDS encoding aldo/keto reductase yields MTTDTLHDLPRRPLGQTGLMLSPMGFGTVKLGRNQGVKYPAGFELPDDRTALNLLAEAQALGINLLDTAPAYGSSELRLGTLLRGQRQQWLICSKVGEEFSDGESSYCYTSEHIRMSVERSLLRLNTDVIDLMLLHSDGNDVDNIQRYGSLQVLNELKQQGKLRATGISSKTVEGGLLALQQSDCAMVTLNLHQQDEQPVIDYAASHDKGILIKKALASGHVCLQPGQDPVQASFELIFARPGVTSVIIGTLNAGHLRHNVAVMAGMLQSSKSVTD; encoded by the coding sequence ATGACCACTGATACTCTGCATGATCTGCCGCGCCGCCCTCTTGGCCAGACCGGTCTGATGCTATCGCCGATGGGTTTTGGCACCGTCAAACTGGGCCGTAATCAGGGGGTGAAATATCCCGCCGGGTTTGAGCTGCCTGATGACCGTACTGCTCTTAACCTGCTGGCCGAAGCACAGGCGCTGGGCATCAATCTGCTGGATACCGCCCCCGCCTATGGCAGCAGTGAACTGCGCCTCGGCACCCTGCTGCGTGGCCAGCGACAGCAGTGGCTGATCTGCTCCAAGGTGGGGGAAGAGTTCAGCGACGGCGAGTCCAGCTACTGCTATACATCGGAGCATATCCGCATGTCGGTGGAGCGCTCACTGCTGCGACTGAACACCGATGTGATTGATCTGATGCTGCTGCATTCCGACGGTAACGACGTCGACAATATCCAGCGTTACGGTTCACTGCAGGTGCTGAATGAGCTGAAGCAGCAGGGCAAGCTGCGCGCCACCGGTATCTCCAGCAAGACGGTGGAAGGTGGCCTGCTGGCGCTGCAACAGAGCGACTGCGCCATGGTCACCCTCAACCTCCATCAGCAGGATGAACAGCCGGTCATTGACTATGCGGCCAGCCACGACAAGGGCATCCTGATCAAGAAGGCGCTGGCCTCCGGCCATGTCTGTCTGCAGCCGGGACAAGACCCGGTGCAGGCCAGCTTTGAGCTGATCTTTGCCCGTCCCGGCGTCACCTCTGTGATCATCGGCACGCTTAATGCGGGGCATCTGCGCCATAACGTGGCGGTGATGGCCGGGATGCTGCAATCGTCTAAATCAGTAACAGATTGA
- a CDS encoding translocation/assembly module TamB domain-containing protein has translation MSADAAKPPKSSPSVTLLSLPWRLLRIVLAVLCLLLVLLLATLGWLAGSTSGTRTLLNEARGFIPGQFSYGQVEGTLLGHLQLSDIRYQDATGKLQVSLQQLTLNWQPAALLSLSAPTLHVKDLLASGLQVQLPPSSPSEPGTEPLTLPDIALPLGVQLDHIELSDASLTPAATGSGEPPATQQIKQLLLSAHNEGSVLKLQTLSLDSPIASASITGQVEPVGKYPLTLEMKWHLALPQQPVLDGSGRLSGDLQQLQLTQLISGPGQLKLDAEASDPLGKLAFKVKLGLQDIQLGAVSADLQDRLLNGELTSSGTLQDIQANASLHTELPQLGKTDLQLAATTDMQQVSIQQLQLLLPDSNSQVQLQGRIAALQQTPTFDLKGHWQRLRYPLQGEAQYQSPQGEVSLSGPLDNYQLALHTEVAGTDIPAATISLQGQGSTAALRDLNLQINTLGGTLSSQGQLAWAPQPGWKLALKGDKLNPGKQWPDLAGTVGFALSSEGQLQADGPHLTAVIEQLSGSLHQQPLKGQGKVAMAGQDINIDGLDLSWGNARLQTAGRVNDQLDLNWKLQASNLNKLLPQARGSIDASGTLSGQRLTPAVKAKISASQLGYTDSRLDSLKADIALDLSWQQAAAIDIEASKIYAGGQRLDSVVLKGQGVEQKHSLNLTAKGPMLQLQTQLSGGWNKDSWSGQISQFDLRNDDAGHWQLRQPAALKASATAASLGSFCLNREHSQASLCSSGQWSGSKGSQGKVDLRQLPLDMLTAFLPGTSDIAGYLNADANFSQAPGKAPRFTANAALQDSKITLDDPGLSVSLNQVSLTASGENDNLNAQLQLQLAEVKGNVQANVAIKGMSSKQLLSGNLSTQMQDLRIVSVFVPDLQDVSGRLQGNLNLGGTLQQPAIRGKLGLYDAGAAVPVAGLQLKNMQLELADAPDNPEMMTINGKVDSGKGTITIGGSLAPLAGKVDMTLKGQDFQAMGTEDIQTWISPDMSIRVDPEKVQVRGELSIPKALIQPPQLSSAVTSSGDTVIVTGKQDSSPLPGKQGLDVNLRLTLGKDVNVNAYGFKGRLEGSILVSQTSNRAASATGNINVAAGQYTIYGQDLNINRGSLVYTGGPVDNPGLDMRVTREFDEDNVTVGAQVSGTIRSPKMTLISTPSMPDSSLLSYLILGKSPDASSSSEQEMMMHAALALGAKGGNALLGNVGKALNLDTIGIDTGSTLEEASLSIGKYLTPDLYIKYGMGLIEPSSQFLIRYKLTRNVSFESQTGTTSSGADVFYTLER, from the coding sequence GTGAGTGCTGACGCTGCCAAGCCGCCGAAATCTTCCCCCTCTGTTACGCTCCTGTCGCTGCCCTGGCGACTGCTGCGCATTGTGCTGGCCGTACTCTGTCTGCTGCTTGTTCTGCTCCTCGCCACCCTTGGCTGGCTGGCTGGCAGCACCTCAGGTACCCGCACCCTGCTGAATGAGGCCCGAGGCTTTATCCCCGGACAATTCAGTTACGGTCAGGTAGAAGGCACCCTGCTCGGCCATCTGCAGCTCAGTGATATTCGTTATCAGGATGCCACCGGCAAGCTGCAGGTCAGCCTGCAGCAGCTGACCCTCAACTGGCAGCCTGCGGCCCTGCTCAGCCTGTCGGCACCGACCCTGCATGTGAAAGACCTGCTGGCCAGCGGTCTGCAGGTTCAGCTGCCACCGTCATCACCCAGTGAACCCGGCACCGAGCCGCTGACGCTGCCTGACATCGCCTTACCGCTGGGCGTGCAGCTGGACCATATTGAACTCAGTGATGCCAGTCTGACCCCCGCCGCCACGGGCAGCGGCGAACCGCCCGCGACCCAGCAGATCAAACAGCTGCTGCTCAGTGCCCACAACGAAGGCAGCGTTCTGAAACTGCAGACCCTGTCTCTCGACAGCCCCATCGCCAGTGCCAGTATCACAGGTCAGGTTGAGCCAGTGGGTAAGTACCCCCTCACACTGGAGATGAAGTGGCATCTGGCCCTACCGCAGCAGCCGGTGCTGGATGGCAGCGGCAGGCTCAGTGGTGATCTGCAGCAGCTGCAGCTGACCCAGCTGATCAGCGGCCCCGGACAGCTCAAGCTTGATGCCGAGGCCAGCGATCCACTGGGCAAACTGGCGTTCAAGGTCAAACTAGGCTTGCAGGATATACAGCTGGGTGCGGTCTCAGCGGACTTGCAGGACCGCCTGCTGAACGGCGAGCTGACCAGCAGTGGCACCCTGCAGGACATTCAGGCCAATGCCAGTCTGCATACCGAGCTGCCACAGCTGGGCAAGACCGATCTGCAACTGGCGGCCACGACCGACATGCAGCAGGTCAGCATCCAGCAGTTACAGCTGCTGCTGCCGGACAGCAACAGTCAGGTTCAGCTGCAAGGCCGTATTGCCGCCCTGCAGCAGACTCCCACCTTTGATCTCAAGGGCCACTGGCAGCGCCTGCGCTACCCTCTGCAGGGCGAGGCCCAGTATCAGAGCCCGCAGGGTGAAGTCAGCCTCAGTGGCCCGCTGGATAACTATCAGCTGGCCCTGCATACCGAAGTCGCCGGTACCGATATTCCCGCTGCGACCATCAGCCTGCAGGGCCAGGGCAGTACCGCCGCACTGCGGGATCTGAACCTGCAGATCAATACGCTGGGCGGCACACTCAGCAGCCAGGGCCAGCTGGCCTGGGCGCCTCAGCCTGGCTGGAAGCTCGCACTCAAGGGTGACAAGCTCAATCCGGGCAAACAATGGCCGGATCTGGCCGGCACAGTCGGCTTCGCCCTCAGCAGTGAAGGACAACTGCAGGCTGATGGCCCCCATCTGACCGCCGTGATCGAACAGCTGTCAGGCAGCCTGCACCAGCAGCCGCTGAAAGGTCAGGGTAAGGTGGCCATGGCCGGTCAGGACATCAACATCGACGGACTGGATCTGAGCTGGGGCAATGCCCGTCTGCAGACCGCCGGACGGGTCAATGACCAGCTCGATCTGAACTGGAAACTGCAAGCCAGCAACCTCAATAAACTGCTGCCACAGGCACGCGGCAGCATCGATGCCAGCGGCACCCTGTCCGGCCAGCGTCTGACCCCGGCAGTGAAGGCCAAAATCAGTGCCAGCCAGCTGGGTTACACCGACTCCCGGCTGGACAGTCTGAAGGCCGATATTGCCCTTGATCTCAGCTGGCAGCAGGCGGCAGCCATCGATATCGAAGCCAGCAAGATCTACGCCGGTGGTCAGCGTCTGGACAGCGTGGTGCTGAAAGGACAGGGCGTGGAACAGAAACACAGCCTGAATCTCACCGCCAAAGGCCCCATGCTACAACTGCAGACCCAACTGAGCGGTGGCTGGAATAAAGACAGCTGGAGCGGCCAGATCAGCCAGTTTGATCTGCGTAACGACGATGCTGGTCACTGGCAGCTGCGCCAGCCCGCCGCGCTCAAGGCCAGCGCCACTGCCGCCAGCCTTGGCAGCTTTTGCCTGAACCGTGAACACAGTCAGGCCAGCCTGTGCAGCAGCGGCCAGTGGTCAGGCAGCAAAGGCAGTCAGGGCAAGGTTGACCTGCGCCAGCTGCCGCTCGACATGCTGACCGCCTTCCTGCCCGGCACCAGCGACATCGCCGGTTATCTGAATGCCGATGCCAACTTCAGCCAGGCCCCGGGCAAGGCGCCACGCTTTACCGCCAATGCGGCCCTGCAGGACAGCAAGATCACGCTGGATGACCCCGGCCTCAGTGTCAGCCTCAATCAGGTCAGCCTGACCGCCAGCGGCGAAAACGACAACCTCAATGCTCAGCTGCAGTTACAGCTGGCCGAAGTCAAAGGTAATGTGCAGGCCAACGTCGCCATCAAGGGGATGAGCAGCAAGCAGTTACTGAGTGGCAACCTGTCCACCCAGATGCAGGATCTGCGCATCGTCAGCGTCTTCGTCCCCGACCTGCAGGATGTGTCTGGCCGTTTGCAGGGCAACCTGAATCTGGGCGGCACCCTGCAGCAACCGGCCATTCGCGGCAAACTGGGGCTGTATGATGCTGGCGCCGCAGTACCGGTCGCCGGACTGCAGCTGAAGAACATGCAGCTGGAACTGGCCGATGCGCCGGACAATCCGGAGATGATGACCATCAACGGCAAAGTCGATTCCGGCAAGGGCACTATCACCATCGGCGGCAGTCTGGCGCCCCTGGCGGGCAAGGTCGACATGACCCTCAAAGGGCAGGACTTCCAGGCCATGGGGACCGAGGATATTCAGACGTGGATTTCACCGGATATGTCCATCCGGGTCGACCCGGAAAAAGTGCAGGTACGTGGTGAGCTGAGTATTCCCAAAGCACTGATTCAGCCGCCTCAGCTCAGTTCAGCGGTCACCTCTTCGGGTGACACCGTGATCGTCACCGGCAAGCAGGACAGCTCCCCCCTGCCCGGTAAACAGGGGCTGGATGTCAATCTGCGCCTGACCCTGGGCAAGGACGTCAACGTCAATGCCTATGGCTTCAAAGGCCGTCTGGAGGGCAGCATTCTGGTCAGCCAGACCAGCAACCGCGCCGCCAGTGCTACCGGTAACATCAATGTCGCCGCCGGTCAGTACACCATCTACGGCCAGGATCTGAACATCAACCGCGGCAGTCTGGTCTACACCGGCGGCCCGGTCGATAACCCCGGACTGGATATGCGCGTCACCCGTGAATTTGACGAAGATAATGTCACTGTCGGCGCTCAGGTCAGTGGCACGATCCGCAGTCCGAAGATGACCCTGATCTCCACGCCGTCGATGCCGGACAGCTCCCTGCTGTCCTATCTGATTCTTGGCAAAAGCCCGGATGCGTCCTCCTCCTCTGAACAGGAAATGATGATGCATGCGGCACTGGCACTGGGCGCCAAAGGCGGCAATGCGCTGCTGGGCAATGTCGGCAAGGCACTGAACCTGGATACCATCGGTATTGATACCGGCAGTACGCTGGAAGAGGCCTCCCTGTCCATCGGCAAATACCTGACCCCGGACCTGTACATCAAGTACGGCATGGGGCTGATCGAACCCAGCAGCCAGTTCCTGATCCGCTATAAGCTGACCCGTAACGTCAGCTTTGAGTCCCAGACCGGCACCACCTCCAGTGGCGCCGATGTGTTCTATACTCTGGAACGCTGA
- a CDS encoding AAA family ATPase, which produces MIRTIQIDGFKSIATESVDLGSVNCFIGANGVGKSNILEAIGVLGAAANGKVDDESLLRRGVRPGMPRLYKTSFDGHRTPPAIGLRASSDGAEYRVSLLNPLEAPEPAWTYKTEHLSEGGRTLISGGVRNRGHLSATAGLAALKMADIPPETVSAQLMLRLQNYAIYSPNTPALRAMAVDPQSRNPVGLSGGRLAEAFAELRKVVLEHDESLLDDVLELIDWVADVDTTTSAGQILSPSVAHSKYLMKFTDRFMGRSRNELTAYDASEGALYILFCAVLCLSPVAPKTFAIDNLDQALNPRLLTRLTSKLKSWLAHADNQRQMLFTVHNPAVLDGLDLDDNEVRLFVVERNNHGHTCVRRIELNDDLRALNATYPLSRLWLMGSLGAVPNV; this is translated from the coding sequence ATGATCAGGACTATTCAAATCGATGGATTCAAATCGATAGCCACTGAGTCAGTTGACCTGGGCAGCGTTAACTGTTTTATCGGAGCCAATGGTGTAGGTAAAAGTAATATTCTTGAAGCAATTGGGGTCTTGGGTGCCGCAGCAAATGGCAAAGTGGATGATGAGTCTTTACTGCGCCGGGGTGTTCGACCCGGTATGCCGAGGTTATATAAAACTTCGTTTGATGGGCACAGAACACCTCCCGCCATCGGCCTTCGGGCTAGCTCTGATGGTGCAGAATATAGAGTGTCATTGCTGAATCCACTGGAAGCTCCTGAACCCGCCTGGACATACAAGACTGAGCATTTGTCTGAGGGAGGTCGAACCCTGATATCTGGAGGGGTACGGAACCGTGGGCACTTGTCAGCCACCGCTGGGCTGGCGGCTTTGAAAATGGCAGACATCCCACCGGAGACCGTAAGTGCGCAACTAATGCTAAGGCTTCAAAACTACGCGATCTATTCGCCAAACACTCCAGCATTGCGTGCAATGGCGGTGGATCCCCAATCTCGCAATCCCGTAGGTTTATCCGGTGGGCGATTGGCCGAGGCCTTTGCTGAGTTGCGTAAAGTCGTGCTAGAGCACGATGAAAGCTTGCTTGATGATGTTCTAGAGTTGATTGACTGGGTCGCAGATGTCGACACAACAACGTCTGCAGGGCAGATACTATCGCCGTCGGTGGCTCATAGTAAGTATCTGATGAAGTTCACTGATCGATTCATGGGGCGTAGCCGCAACGAGTTAACGGCCTATGATGCAAGTGAAGGAGCGCTTTATATCCTGTTCTGTGCAGTACTTTGTTTATCTCCCGTCGCTCCCAAAACTTTTGCTATAGACAACTTGGATCAGGCACTTAACCCTCGCTTACTGACACGACTGACCTCTAAACTTAAGTCTTGGTTAGCGCATGCTGATAACCAGCGTCAGATGCTGTTTACAGTTCATAATCCAGCAGTATTGGATGGCTTAGATTTGGATGACAATGAGGTAAGGCTATTTGTCGTTGAGCGTAATAACCATGGTCATACCTGTGTTCGTCGCATAGAGCTGAATGACGATCTGCGCGCTCTAAATGCAACATACCCTCTTTCTCGGCTTTGGTTGATGGGTAGTTTGGGGGCCGTGCCAAATGTCTAA